The Hypanus sabinus isolate sHypSab1 chromosome 3, sHypSab1.hap1, whole genome shotgun sequence genome contains a region encoding:
- the LOC132390956 gene encoding interleukin-12 subunit beta-like — protein MSWMQCNTRTDKDFKMDYVLQLFISFTLLGSYLALDRYPENLVIVKRTKSTRINCGEGQFMTVTWKRNDEVSGNSKELVLENVDQPLAGNYTCWQNGSLVYHKYLVISEEDQSPIFQSKQVQCQTRSFTGVITCSWKTRGAAFYQVRYCRRNSTLNPECKYNYLNYSSSGTDHHFTFTEENYSPYAEEYRPITFIVEAVNSVSYQSLQKTFYVGDIVKPDPPQLQSAVRLGKNLNISWQYPSNWVKPYSYFPLIFQVQCEPVRGCGAKKCKDVPTEIKLPRIIIPSRCKIHIRAKDKFLNSPWSDWSDWVDSKSQNSMAVNRQGTR, from the exons ATGGATTACGTACTTCAACTATTCATTTCCTTCACTCTGCTGGGAAGCTATTTGGCACTGGACAGATACCCAGAGAACC TGGTGATTGTGAAACGGACCAAAAGCACCCGGATTAACTGTGGTGAAGGTCAATTCATGACGGTCACGTGGAAGAGGAATGACGAGGTATCTGGGAACTCAAAGGAACTCGTCCTGGAGAATGTGGACCAGCCCCTGGCCGGGAACTATACCTGTTGGCAGAACGGTAGCTTGGTGTATCACAAATACCTAGTGATCAGTGAGGAAGACCAGTCACCCATCTTCCAATCCAAACAAG tacaatgccagaccCGAAGCTTCACCGGTGTGATTACCTGCTCCTGGAAAACTCGGGGTGCTGCATTTTACCAAGTGAGGTACTGCCGAAG GAATTCCACACTGAATCCGGAGTGCAAATACAATTATCTGAATTACTCCAGCTCGGGCACAGACCACCACTTCACGTTCACCGAGGAGAACTACTCACCTTACGCAGAGGAATACCGACCCATCACTTTTATCGTGGAGGCTGTAAACAGTGTTTCCTATCAAAGTCTTCAAAAAACATTTTATGTTGGTGATATCG TGAAGCCAGATCCACCCCAGCTGCAATCAGCCGTCCGTCTCGGGAAAAACCTCAACATCTCCTGGCAGTATCCTAGCAACTGGGTCAAGCCCTACTCTTATTTCCCTCTGATCTTTCAAGTCCAGTGTGAACCCGTCAGGGGATGTGGTGCCAAGAAGTGTAAG GATGTGCCCACGGAGATCAAACTTCCACGGATCATCATTCCGAGCCGTTGCAAAATCCACATCAGAGCCAAGGACAAGTTCCTGAATTCGCCTTGGAGCGATTGGAGTGACTGGGTGGATTCAAA AAGTCAAAATAGCATGGCAGTAAATAGACAAGGCACTAGATGA